The Candidatus Uhrbacteria bacterium genome has a segment encoding these proteins:
- a CDS encoding MBL fold metallo-hydrolase: MQIFWHGFSCIRIEATHGDQQASLVTDPYSNESGLRFPRTLAPDVVALTHEDDKRFPTDAFTGEPFIIRTPGEYEVNGIFAYAIPLRTPEDKYPFNLMYRFQVEGMSIGFLGGLNRVLTDDEVSALGSIDILLLPVGGGDLLSAKQAVDIIKAVEPRMVVPLAYHTEGVKEKLGTADAFCKELVCKREDGNKLKISKKDLPAEDLVVTVLERA, encoded by the coding sequence ATGCAAATTTTCTGGCACGGTTTCTCCTGTATCCGCATCGAGGCCACCCACGGCGACCAACAAGCGAGTTTAGTGACCGATCCTTACAGCAATGAATCCGGTTTGCGCTTTCCGCGCACGCTCGCACCAGACGTCGTCGCGCTTACCCATGAGGACGACAAGCGCTTCCCAACCGACGCTTTCACAGGTGAGCCTTTCATTATTCGCACCCCTGGCGAGTATGAGGTTAACGGAATCTTTGCTTACGCGATTCCGTTACGTACGCCGGAAGACAAATATCCATTCAATCTGATGTACCGTTTTCAAGTGGAGGGTATGTCCATCGGTTTTCTCGGAGGATTGAACCGCGTTCTCACAGACGATGAAGTCTCCGCGCTCGGCAGTATCGATATTCTTTTACTGCCAGTCGGGGGCGGAGATCTGCTCTCGGCTAAGCAGGCCGTCGACATCATCAAGGCGGTTGAGCCACGCATGGTTGTTCCGCTCGCGTATCACACGGAAGGCGTAAAAGAAAAACTCGGAACCGCCGATGCCTTTTGCAAAGAACTGGTCTGCAAGCGTGAGGACGGCAACAAGCTCAAGATCAGCAAAAAGGATCTGCCGGCAGAAGACCTCGTGGTCACGGTGTTGGAGAGGGCATGA
- the ruvC gene encoding crossover junction endodeoxyribonuclease RuvC, protein MRVLGIDPGFDRNGFGVVDDNGGKLVHIAHGVLQTSKDDSFMTRLRQVRDNVAGLIEQYKPDCVAVEKLFFQTNAKTAINVGMARGVVLLVIADAGIKLVEPTPNQVKQGTAGHGSADKRQVQEMVKRLLKLDAIPKPDDAADALAIAIVGCTLSNSVR, encoded by the coding sequence ATGAGAGTTCTCGGCATCGACCCCGGCTTCGACAGAAACGGTTTTGGCGTCGTCGATGATAATGGCGGCAAACTCGTGCATATCGCGCACGGCGTTCTCCAAACCTCCAAAGACGATTCTTTCATGACCCGCCTGCGCCAAGTGCGCGATAATGTCGCAGGCCTCATCGAGCAATACAAGCCCGATTGCGTAGCCGTAGAAAAGCTCTTTTTCCAAACCAACGCCAAAACCGCCATTAATGTCGGAATGGCGCGCGGCGTCGTACTGCTCGTGATCGCCGATGCCGGAATCAAGCTCGTAGAACCAACGCCCAACCAGGTAAAGCAGGGGACAGCTGGTCACGGATCAGCAGACAAACGTCAGGTCCAGGAGATGGTAAAACGCCTCCTTAAACTAGACGCCATTCCCAAGCCCGATGACGCCGCCGACGCCCTCGCGATCGCCATCGTCGGCTGCACCCTCTCAAATTCCGTTCGCTAA
- a CDS encoding GNAT family N-acetyltransferase: MLLRKSSRRGGGNMIRYGLLQHVTDADVVDIGILVETLSPGTRKPTHGEVRRIVEAHQVIIARDITVEREPIIGMATLVIIPQMIGLRGRVEDVSRHPDYRGRGIGQGLMKKLHDVARQHAIDKLALTCQPYRKEGNHLYPKMGYKTVETNVYRIDLSIL, translated from the coding sequence ATGCTTCTGCGAAAGTCCTCGCGCAGAGGAGGTGGAAACATGATTCGTTATGGACTTTTGCAGCATGTGACTGATGCGGATGTGGTCGATATCGGGATCTTGGTGGAGACGCTCTCCCCCGGCACCCGGAAGCCGACACATGGAGAGGTGAGGCGCATCGTCGAGGCGCATCAGGTGATCATCGCGCGCGATATCACCGTCGAGCGCGAGCCAATCATCGGGATGGCGACGCTCGTCATCATTCCGCAGATGATCGGTTTGCGGGGACGCGTCGAGGACGTGTCCCGACATCCGGACTATCGCGGACGCGGCATCGGGCAGGGGCTCATGAAGAAGCTGCACGACGTGGCCCGCCAGCACGCGATCGACAAGCTGGCTCTCACTTGCCAGCCGTATCGCAAGGAGGGCAACCATCTCTATCCCAAGATGGGCTACAAAACCGTCGAGACCAACGTGTACCGCATCGATCTTTCCATACTCTGA
- a CDS encoding L,D-transpeptidase family protein, giving the protein MQTLYIRQTGPNPHDGEAELNGKRYRCAIGRTGVLADKKEGDGGTPHGTFPLREVFFREDRLEKPVTGLPIRATASNDGWADDSALPEYNTHVSLPYPGSHENLWREDHVYDVILVVGYNDAPPVPGKGSAIFIHLAREGYTPTAGCPVFSKPDLLEILAQLRAGDQVEIN; this is encoded by the coding sequence ATGCAAACGTTGTACATTCGTCAGACAGGTCCGAATCCGCATGATGGTGAGGCGGAGCTCAATGGCAAACGCTATCGATGTGCCATCGGTAGAACCGGCGTTCTTGCCGACAAGAAAGAAGGAGATGGCGGTACTCCGCACGGAACATTTCCGTTGCGTGAGGTCTTCTTTCGTGAGGACCGACTCGAGAAGCCGGTCACTGGCCTCCCGATTCGCGCAACCGCCAGTAATGACGGGTGGGCGGATGATAGTGCTCTCCCGGAGTACAACACTCATGTCTCGCTCCCCTATCCAGGTTCTCACGAGAATCTGTGGCGTGAGGATCATGTCTACGACGTGATCCTGGTCGTCGGCTACAACGATGCCCCTCCGGTACCCGGTAAAGGCAGTGCGATCTTCATCCACCTGGCCCGCGAAGGATACACGCCGACCGCAGGCTGCCCCGTCTTCTCCAAGCCCGACCTACTCGAGATTCTCGCACAGCTCCGCGCCGGAGATCAGGTCGAGATCAACTAA
- the rpoC gene encoding DNA-directed RNA polymerase subunit beta': MAFFQTENIKSTDFDSIRLKVASPEVIRSWSYGEVTKPETINYRTQKPEKSDLFAEEIFGPSKDWECYCGKYKKIRYKDIICDKCGVQVTHSLVRRERMGHIELAAPVTHIWFLRSVPSKIGTVLDMSIQSLEKVIYFTAFIVTHVDEDLRVQAVEQVRAEYKGKRKSIESESDREIERVQKQGEEKGWSADQLAKEMDKAQANKTHRLDELEADFDIADKELKDLKVMKILTETDYHELSLKYGHVFEAKIGSEAVEELLKKIDVEATMKGLQDDMVDASEAKHDRLVRRVKLLKSLHANKIDPSWMILKALPVIPPDLRPMVALDGGRFATSDLNDLYRRVINRNNRLKRLMELNAPEVIVRNEKRMLQEAVDSLIDNSARSSKTVIAATGKKRQLKSLADILKGKQGRFRQNLLGKRIDYSGRSVIVVGPTLELHQCGLPKTMALELFKPFIISELIKRELVHNIRSANRYIEADHAEVWDILERIAEDAVVLLNRAPTLHRLGILGFQPKLIEGKAIQIHPMVCPGFNADFDGDQMAVHIPLTEEARWEAKNLMLSTKNLLKPATGQPIAKPDKDIAWGCYYMTTLIDPVDGKQKTFGSPAEALYLFNSGRLYIREKIKVKVKHDQPAIETNVGRLILNQLFPKEIGFRNEVIGTKQLGEIVRTTIELRGFDRTARFLDEVKNMGFFYITRSGFSYGMGDLPVLDKDTIMTEGDRKTLEIEDQYKEGLLTKKERYNSIIRVWSDVKDQLQKTSKESLDKEGAVFSMIDSGARGSVGQLTNVVGMKGLVSSPSGEIIELPIKSSFREGLDVLEYFISSHGTRKGLTDTALRTANAGYLTRRLVDVSQDVIIMSEDCGDTDGVVLTAAECEEIGEPILTRLHGRVLMKDIKDPESKETLVKKGKLVDENDIRALQGKQIESAHVRSLLTCKLKRGLCQKCYGTDLAYNQLVKLGTAVGIIAAQSIGEPGTQLTMRTFHSGGVAAADITQGLPRVEELFEARTPKRKALFAEVSGMAKIVEGERRILQTAKGEKLVDTTSGTRTIMIHHTAVREETHTFIKKDQLKVEDGSKVKEGQMLIIRSTGEEVIASHPGTIRIEKNKLTHIFEGASVLEQEVPAGYSILIKDGQEVTMGDVLTEGQFDLQELFRLRGTDAVMRYLLREVLAIYASQGQKLNAKHIEVIVRQMFSRVYVKDAGETELLPGQIVDRYRAEEENEQLESKGKATPADLQALFMGITKVALSTESFLSAASFMETARVLINAAVTGKIDRLEGLKENVIIGRLTPAGTGFGVNPAELEKENAASDAAAKA, translated from the coding sequence ATGGCGTTTTTCCAAACGGAGAACATCAAGTCCACAGACTTCGACTCCATCCGCCTCAAAGTGGCTTCCCCGGAAGTCATTCGTTCCTGGTCGTACGGTGAAGTCACCAAGCCGGAAACGATCAACTACCGCACGCAGAAACCGGAAAAGTCCGATCTCTTCGCTGAAGAAATTTTCGGTCCGTCCAAGGACTGGGAGTGTTACTGCGGTAAGTACAAAAAGATCCGCTACAAGGACATTATTTGTGACAAGTGTGGCGTTCAAGTAACGCACTCGCTCGTCCGCCGCGAGCGCATGGGCCACATCGAGCTCGCCGCTCCGGTGACGCACATTTGGTTCTTGCGTTCTGTTCCGTCCAAGATCGGTACGGTGCTCGACATGAGCATCCAGTCGCTTGAAAAGGTGATTTACTTCACCGCCTTTATCGTTACGCATGTCGATGAGGATCTCCGAGTGCAGGCCGTGGAACAAGTCCGCGCCGAGTACAAGGGCAAGCGCAAGTCGATCGAATCGGAATCCGACCGTGAAATCGAGCGCGTCCAAAAGCAGGGCGAGGAAAAGGGTTGGTCCGCCGACCAGCTCGCTAAAGAAATGGACAAAGCCCAGGCCAACAAGACCCATCGTCTTGATGAATTGGAAGCTGACTTTGACATCGCCGACAAAGAATTGAAGGACCTCAAGGTCATGAAGATTCTTACGGAAACCGACTATCACGAGCTCTCGCTCAAGTACGGTCACGTCTTTGAAGCCAAGATCGGTTCCGAGGCTGTCGAGGAATTGCTCAAGAAAATCGATGTCGAAGCCACGATGAAAGGTCTTCAGGACGACATGGTCGACGCTTCCGAGGCCAAACACGATCGTCTCGTGCGCCGTGTGAAGCTCTTGAAGTCGCTCCACGCCAACAAGATCGATCCAAGCTGGATGATTTTGAAAGCGCTTCCTGTCATCCCTCCGGATTTGCGTCCGATGGTTGCGCTCGATGGTGGCCGCTTTGCCACTTCGGACCTGAACGACCTCTATCGCCGCGTCATCAACCGCAACAACCGCTTGAAGCGTTTGATGGAATTGAATGCTCCGGAAGTCATCGTACGCAATGAAAAGCGCATGCTTCAGGAAGCCGTCGACTCCTTGATCGACAACAGCGCACGTTCTTCCAAGACCGTGATCGCTGCCACCGGCAAGAAGCGCCAGCTCAAATCGCTCGCCGACATTTTGAAGGGTAAGCAGGGCCGCTTCCGTCAGAACTTGCTCGGTAAGCGTATCGACTACTCTGGTCGTTCCGTGATCGTCGTCGGTCCGACACTTGAGCTTCATCAGTGCGGTCTTCCAAAGACCATGGCTTTGGAACTTTTCAAGCCATTCATCATCTCGGAACTCATCAAGCGTGAACTCGTTCACAACATCCGCTCGGCCAACCGTTACATCGAGGCCGACCACGCGGAAGTTTGGGACATCTTGGAACGCATCGCAGAGGACGCCGTTGTTCTCTTGAACCGCGCTCCGACGCTTCACCGCCTTGGTATTCTCGGCTTCCAGCCAAAGCTGATTGAAGGTAAAGCAATCCAGATCCATCCGATGGTCTGTCCGGGTTTCAACGCCGACTTCGACGGAGACCAGATGGCCGTCCACATTCCGTTGACGGAAGAGGCGCGTTGGGAGGCAAAGAACTTGATGCTCTCGACCAAGAACCTCTTGAAGCCTGCTACCGGTCAGCCAATCGCCAAACCAGATAAGGACATTGCCTGGGGTTGTTACTACATGACGACCTTGATCGATCCGGTTGATGGTAAACAAAAAACCTTTGGTTCTCCGGCAGAGGCTCTCTATCTCTTCAACAGTGGTCGTCTCTATATTCGCGAGAAGATCAAGGTAAAAGTGAAGCACGATCAGCCAGCGATCGAGACCAACGTCGGCCGTCTCATCTTGAACCAGCTCTTCCCGAAGGAAATCGGATTCCGCAATGAAGTCATCGGAACCAAGCAGCTCGGTGAAATCGTGCGTACCACGATTGAGCTCCGCGGCTTTGACCGTACGGCCCGCTTCTTGGATGAAGTGAAGAACATGGGTTTCTTCTACATCACGCGCTCCGGCTTCAGCTACGGCATGGGTGACCTTCCGGTTCTCGATAAGGACACCATCATGACGGAAGGCGACCGCAAGACGCTCGAGATTGAAGACCAGTACAAGGAAGGTTTGCTCACCAAGAAAGAGCGCTACAACTCCATCATCCGTGTTTGGTCCGACGTCAAAGACCAATTGCAGAAGACTTCCAAGGAGTCGCTCGACAAGGAAGGCGCCGTATTCTCGATGATCGACTCCGGAGCCCGTGGTTCCGTCGGTCAGCTGACCAACGTCGTCGGTATGAAGGGCCTTGTGTCCTCGCCGTCTGGTGAAATTATCGAACTTCCGATCAAGTCATCGTTCCGTGAAGGTCTCGACGTGTTGGAATACTTTATTTCCTCTCACGGTACGCGCAAAGGTTTGACCGACACGGCTCTCCGTACGGCCAACGCCGGTTATCTCACGCGCCGTCTCGTCGATGTCTCGCAAGACGTCATCATCATGTCGGAAGACTGTGGTGACACCGATGGCGTGGTTCTCACGGCTGCCGAGTGTGAAGAAATCGGAGAACCGATCCTTACGCGTCTCCACGGCCGCGTCCTCATGAAAGACATTAAGGATCCGGAATCCAAGGAAACGCTCGTCAAGAAAGGGAAGCTCGTTGATGAAAACGATATCCGCGCCCTTCAGGGCAAGCAGATCGAGTCCGCACACGTGCGCTCGTTGCTCACCTGTAAGCTCAAGCGCGGCTTGTGTCAGAAGTGCTACGGCACGGACTTGGCCTACAACCAGCTCGTGAAACTCGGTACCGCCGTTGGTATCATCGCCGCCCAGTCGATCGGTGAACCAGGTACTCAGCTCACGATGCGTACGTTCCACTCCGGTGGTGTGGCCGCAGCCGACATTACGCAAGGTTTGCCGCGCGTTGAAGAACTCTTTGAAGCCCGCACGCCTAAGCGTAAAGCCTTGTTCGCAGAAGTCTCCGGTATGGCCAAGATCGTGGAAGGCGAACGCCGCATTCTCCAGACCGCCAAGGGAGAGAAGCTTGTCGATACGACCTCGGGTACGCGCACGATCATGATTCACCACACGGCAGTCCGCGAAGAGACGCACACCTTCATCAAGAAGGATCAGCTCAAAGTCGAGGACGGCAGCAAGGTGAAGGAAGGTCAGATGCTTATCATCCGCTCAACAGGGGAGGAAGTCATCGCCTCGCATCCAGGTACGATCCGCATCGAGAAAAACAAGCTCACGCATATCTTTGAAGGTGCTTCCGTGCTTGAGCAGGAAGTCCCGGCCGGCTACTCGATCCTCATCAAGGATGGTCAGGAAGTCACCATGGGCGATGTGCTCACAGAAGGTCAGTTTGATCTTCAGGAACTCTTCCGGTTGCGCGGCACCGATGCCGTCATGCGCTACCTCTTGCGTGAAGTGCTCGCCATCTACGCCTCGCAGGGTCAGAAACTCAATGCCAAACACATTGAAGTCATCGTTCGCCAGATGTTCTCGCGTGTGTACGTGAAGGACGCCGGTGAAACCGAGCTCTTGCCAGGCCAGATCGTTGATCGCTACCGCGCAGAGGAAGAAAACGAACAGTTGGAATCCAAAGGCAAAGCAACGCCCGCCGATCTCCAGGCGCTCTTCATGGGCATCACCAAGGTCGCTCTCTCCACCGAATCGTTCTTGTCCGCCGCTTCCTTTATGGAAACGGCCCGCGTGCTTATCAACGCCGCGGTCACAGGAAAGATCGATCGCTTGGAAGGCTTGAAGGAAAACGTCATCATCGGTCGCCTCACCCCAGCCGGAACCGGCTTTGGAGTGAACCCCGCCGAGTTGGAAAAAGAAAACGCCGCCTCCGACGCCGCCGCCAAGGCCTAG